The following proteins are co-located in the Nitrospinota bacterium genome:
- a CDS encoding DUF1858 domain-containing protein has product MDNTPRLFIKAGLIYAVVGAVPGITMAIDPSLSYPLRFIHIHLNLLGFMAMMVSGVAYHVLPRFSARTLPWPAGMKYQFILQNTGLLGMVVMQGFADWRDGGIAQAMFILFAVLAGISFLIMFYNLYFVLSPANEEPRPTKITGDMKVGTVIDQFPKALDVFLASGFQAFANPTVRQTFAKVITIDKACEKHGVDVGEFLEKLNQQIFSEDASSHPEGTQTAGKEVERGKICEADTRVGSLIVTYPTTKKVFEAHYGEGCFSCPGQVYETVEQTASMHNVDLELILSEINREIENELNAS; this is encoded by the coding sequence ATGGATAACACCCCGCGATTATTTATCAAGGCAGGCCTGATCTATGCAGTGGTGGGTGCTGTGCCTGGCATCACCATGGCCATAGACCCATCACTTTCTTATCCGTTACGGTTTATCCACATTCATTTAAACCTGCTTGGATTCATGGCGATGATGGTGTCTGGTGTGGCCTATCATGTGCTTCCACGTTTCAGCGCGCGAACCCTGCCCTGGCCCGCTGGAATGAAATATCAGTTTATTCTGCAAAATACCGGTCTGCTCGGTATGGTGGTCATGCAGGGGTTTGCGGACTGGCGCGATGGAGGAATAGCCCAGGCGATGTTCATCTTATTTGCTGTCCTCGCGGGGATATCATTTCTAATCATGTTTTATAACCTGTATTTTGTTCTCTCACCCGCAAATGAAGAACCACGCCCGACAAAAATTACCGGGGATATGAAAGTGGGAACCGTGATAGACCAGTTCCCAAAAGCACTGGATGTTTTTCTTGCGAGCGGATTTCAGGCTTTTGCGAACCCGACAGTTCGGCAGACCTTTGCCAAAGTTATCACCATAGACAAGGCCTGCGAAAAACACGGGGTTGATGTTGGGGAATTTCTGGAAAAACTCAATCAACAAATATTCAGTGAAGACGCATCATCCCACCCGGAGGGAACTCAGACTGCCGGAAAGGAAGTTGAACGGGGGAAAATATGTGAAGCCGATACACGGGTTGGCAGTTTGATCGTGACTTATCCCACAACTAAAAAAGTGTTCGAGGCGCATTATGGGGAAGGGTGCTTTTCCTGTCCCGGTCAGGTTTATGAAACGGTGGAACAGACAGCCAGCATGCATAATGTGGACCTTGAACTGATCCTGTCTGAAATCAATCGAGAAATAGAGAACGAGTTAAACGCTTCCTGA
- a CDS encoding DUF2806 domain-containing protein yields MSEQIHLANIGLLTENFLGYTEKFSGESKKISYQGKKYNMLSKQVPLKLEFTTVGIASVGRELVRLVPPNPHQEYFEDVVQYFKSMGVELKEQ; encoded by the coding sequence ATTAGCGAACAAATCCACCTAGCTAATATTGGACTTTTGACTGAAAATTTTTTGGGTTACACGGAAAAGTTTTCTGGTGAAAGCAAAAAAATAAGCTATCAGGGGAAAAAATATAATATGTTGAGCAAACAAGTTCCATTAAAATTAGAATTTACTACTGTTGGTATTGCTAGTGTCGGGAGAGAGTTGGTCCGACTTGTACCACCAAATCCCCATCAGGAATATTTTGAAGATGTTGTCCAGTATTTCAAATCAATGGGAGTAGAACTCAAGGAACAATAA
- a CDS encoding response regulator, with product MRILIVEDEKKVSGFIKKGLEEETYAVDIASDGEEGLLLGEQNQYDLIILDLMLPKIGGLEVLSTLRSRKIETPILLLTAKDSVEDKVTGLNQGADDYLTKPFAFSELLARIRVLLRRGKAEVQTTLKIADLTLDLVSHKVKRENQEIELTGKEYSLLEYFLRNQGKVLTRTMIAEHVWDYNFDTFTNVIDVYVNHLRKKIDKNYSRKLLHTLRGVGYIMKE from the coding sequence ATGCGTATATTGATTGTAGAAGATGAAAAAAAGGTTTCAGGTTTTATTAAAAAAGGACTTGAAGAAGAAACATACGCTGTAGATATAGCCTCCGATGGAGAAGAAGGGCTGCTCCTTGGTGAGCAGAATCAGTATGACCTGATAATTCTGGATCTCATGCTCCCCAAAATTGGTGGCCTGGAAGTATTATCTACCCTTAGGTCCAGAAAAATAGAGACTCCAATCTTACTCCTTACGGCTAAAGACTCAGTAGAAGACAAAGTAACCGGACTCAACCAGGGGGCTGATGATTATTTGACCAAGCCTTTTGCTTTTTCGGAGCTTTTGGCGAGAATCCGGGTTTTACTTCGAAGGGGTAAAGCAGAAGTCCAGACCACGTTGAAGATTGCAGACTTGACCTTGGACCTTGTTAGCCACAAAGTGAAACGCGAAAACCAGGAAATTGAACTTACGGGAAAAGAATACAGTTTGCTGGAATATTTTTTGCGGAACCAGGGCAAGGTTTTAACGAGAACGATGATCGCAGAGCACGTCTGGGATTATAATTTTGATACCTTTACCAACGTAATAGATGTTTACGTCAACCATTTAAGAAAAAAAATAGATAAAAACTACTCCCGAAAGCTTTTGCATACCCTCCGGGGCGTTGGATACATCATGAAAGAATAG
- a CDS encoding glycosyltransferase has translation MQILTSIQLFLIVSVIVYLTANMIYLVRLEPVTGKLDDPPMVSVCVPARDEERGIAACLESLLAQDYPRFEVIAVNDHSSDRTGELIRELAEKDSRLIALDGKDLPQGWLGKPFALHQAFQKSKGDILLFTDADPVFKPHALSTAISTMREKGLDALTLMPQAEFGSFWERAVQPVIFGFIASLTRFRKVNSTDHKSAMGFGAFLMFTRSAYETIGGHEGGKADVLEDVLIAKRLKKAGLKLLVADAKRLFSIRMYYGFREIWSGWRKNMFLAMKRSVLRAFYYVSMVQMFVITPYLVLLWNLVEGTGLVWIGLSLFGVSMVSAAKIKTCDEMGLNRLNACLFPIGAVVMAAIMLNSMVQTLFFSRTEWRGRVYSVE, from the coding sequence CTGCAAATATTAACATCTATTCAATTATTTTTGATTGTCTCGGTCATTGTTTACCTGACGGCGAACATGATCTATCTGGTTCGTCTGGAACCTGTTACCGGTAAACTGGATGATCCGCCAATGGTTTCTGTTTGCGTTCCCGCGAGGGATGAAGAGAGGGGAATAGCAGCCTGCCTGGAATCTCTTTTAGCGCAGGACTATCCCCGTTTTGAAGTGATTGCGGTGAATGACCATTCCAGCGATCGAACCGGCGAGTTGATTCGTGAGCTGGCGGAAAAAGACTCTCGTCTGATCGCGTTGGATGGGAAGGATTTGCCTCAGGGCTGGCTGGGAAAACCCTTTGCCCTTCATCAGGCCTTTCAAAAGTCAAAAGGAGATATATTGTTGTTCACCGACGCGGACCCTGTTTTTAAACCGCATGCTTTAAGCACAGCCATTTCTACGATGAGAGAAAAAGGGTTGGATGCCTTGACCCTGATGCCCCAGGCGGAGTTTGGTTCGTTTTGGGAAAGGGCGGTGCAACCCGTCATCTTCGGTTTCATAGCATCTTTGACACGGTTCCGGAAAGTAAACAGTACGGACCATAAAAGCGCTATGGGATTCGGCGCGTTCCTGATGTTCACTCGTTCTGCTTATGAAACCATCGGTGGGCATGAAGGTGGAAAAGCGGATGTGCTGGAAGATGTGTTGATCGCAAAACGTCTTAAAAAAGCCGGACTGAAACTTCTGGTGGCTGATGCCAAACGCCTCTTTTCGATCCGCATGTATTACGGGTTCCGCGAAATCTGGAGCGGCTGGAGAAAGAACATGTTTCTGGCCATGAAGCGGTCTGTCTTGCGTGCGTTCTATTATGTTTCCATGGTACAGATGTTTGTCATTACGCCTTACCTGGTTTTATTATGGAACCTGGTAGAAGGAACAGGTCTTGTTTGGATTGGACTCTCCCTGTTCGGCGTGAGCATGGTTTCCGCGGCGAAGATTAAAACCTGTGACGAGATGGGACTGAATCGATTGAATGCCTGCCTGTTTCCGATAGGAGCTGTGGTGATGGCCGCCATCATGCTGAACTCGATGGTTCAGACTCTATTTTTCTCCCGCACCGAGTGGCGGGGCAGGGTTTATTCGGTGGAATAA
- a CDS encoding ABC transporter substrate-binding protein: MNSFKFLNRLLVVLAFLFALIGSSPAEAKKQIIKFATLAPEGSSWMKSMRRLSDNIKKATDGNVVFRFYPGGVSGDEKDVIRKIRVGQLHGAGFTGVGLGEILKEVRVLDLPFLFENDDEVEHIYKKMNDYFKARYKEKGYVLLGWVPVGWVHFFSQQPIRSVDDLRQSKPWMWEGDPLVEQAYKGLGVQPIPLSITDVLLSLQTGMINAVYASTQGALALQWFTKVKHVSRLRMGYATGGVLISKKKFDKLSQSNQEALEKIGAECLQELVELIKKDNIKAHKVLEKNNVKWVDLPGEKERARFQEAGTIARKNLAGKYIPVELLEHVLKHLEQFRQN; encoded by the coding sequence ATGAACTCTTTTAAATTTCTTAATCGACTTCTGGTTGTATTGGCTTTTTTATTTGCCTTGATTGGGAGTAGCCCGGCTGAGGCAAAAAAGCAGATTATTAAATTTGCCACTCTCGCACCCGAAGGCTCATCCTGGATGAAGTCTATGCGCAGGCTTTCGGACAATATTAAAAAAGCCACCGATGGCAATGTGGTATTCAGGTTCTATCCCGGAGGCGTGTCTGGGGATGAAAAAGACGTGATTCGCAAAATAAGGGTTGGTCAGCTGCACGGCGCGGGTTTCACAGGGGTTGGACTCGGTGAGATATTGAAGGAAGTGAGGGTTCTTGACCTGCCTTTCCTGTTTGAAAACGATGATGAAGTCGAGCATATCTATAAAAAAATGAACGATTATTTCAAGGCCCGCTATAAAGAGAAAGGTTATGTCTTGTTGGGGTGGGTTCCTGTAGGGTGGGTGCATTTTTTTTCCCAGCAACCGATCCGCTCAGTGGATGACTTGCGGCAGTCAAAACCCTGGATGTGGGAAGGCGACCCTTTGGTGGAGCAGGCTTATAAAGGTTTGGGTGTTCAGCCGATACCTCTTTCCATAACAGATGTTTTGCTTTCCTTGCAAACGGGTATGATCAATGCTGTTTACGCCTCCACGCAGGGTGCTCTGGCTTTGCAATGGTTCACTAAAGTGAAACACGTGTCTAGATTGCGGATGGGTTATGCAACAGGCGGTGTTCTGATTTCTAAAAAGAAATTCGACAAGCTTTCTCAATCTAATCAGGAAGCGCTTGAAAAAATTGGTGCAGAATGTTTGCAGGAACTGGTTGAGCTTATTAAAAAGGACAACATAAAAGCACACAAGGTTTTAGAGAAAAATAATGTGAAGTGGGTGGATCTTCCTGGTGAGAAAGAAAGGGCACGGTTTCAGGAAGCAGGAACCATAGCAAGAAAAAACCTGGCAGGAAAATACATTCCAGTGGAGCTGCTTGAGCATGTGCTTAAACACCTGGAACAATTTCGTCAGAACTAG
- a CDS encoding aldehyde dehydrogenase family protein, with product MTTATEPLSAVKEFLNSPQKLLIDGKQVDSAGGETFEVLDPSDNSVLTRVPKGEKEDIDRAVKAARKAFENGPWRKMSVSERGKLIWKLADLIEQRTEEFAQLETLDNGKPLAIARAADVPLTVDHFRYYAGMATKIHGETIDISVPYAPGAEFLDFTLREPMGVVGQVIPWNFPLLMAAWKLGVSLAAGNCVVLKPAEQTPLSALYLADLFGEAGFPEGVVNIVSGFGDAGEALARHDDVDKIAFTGSTEVGHEIVKSSAGNLKRVSLELGGKSPSIVFPDADLELAAQGVAGAIFFNHGQCCAAGSRLMVHENVYEELIGHVADIAKEIKVGPGMCSDTEMGPLVSREQQERVMNYIRSGEQQGAKTRAGGNKPGNGMESGCYVEPTVFDNVNSDMKIVAEEIFGPVVVAAPFEDLDSVIARGNDTIYGLAASVWTKDINKAHRVAKGLKAGTVWVNCHNIFDAAAPFGGYKQSGFGREMGIHALENYTQVKNVITQIH from the coding sequence ATGACCACCGCAACCGAACCGCTTTCTGCGGTAAAAGAATTTCTAAACTCACCCCAAAAACTATTAATAGATGGTAAACAAGTCGATTCGGCAGGTGGAGAAACTTTTGAGGTTCTGGACCCTTCCGACAACAGCGTCCTGACACGTGTGCCCAAGGGTGAAAAAGAAGATATTGACCGCGCTGTAAAAGCTGCTCGAAAGGCATTTGAAAACGGTCCCTGGAGAAAAATGTCTGTTTCGGAAAGAGGCAAGCTGATATGGAAGCTGGCCGACTTGATCGAACAACGAACCGAAGAGTTTGCGCAACTGGAAACTCTGGATAATGGAAAACCCCTTGCCATAGCGCGTGCTGCCGATGTGCCTCTTACTGTCGACCATTTCCGCTACTACGCAGGTATGGCAACTAAGATTCATGGTGAAACCATTGACATCTCTGTCCCCTATGCTCCGGGTGCTGAGTTTCTCGATTTCACTTTGCGCGAGCCAATGGGTGTGGTGGGCCAGGTCATTCCATGGAATTTCCCTCTACTCATGGCCGCCTGGAAACTGGGTGTCTCTCTTGCGGCAGGTAATTGCGTTGTTTTGAAACCTGCGGAACAAACACCCTTATCGGCTTTGTATCTTGCTGACCTGTTTGGGGAAGCGGGTTTCCCGGAAGGTGTGGTAAACATCGTTTCCGGATTTGGCGATGCCGGAGAGGCTCTGGCTCGTCATGATGATGTCGATAAGATTGCCTTTACGGGTAGCACGGAAGTGGGTCATGAAATCGTCAAATCTTCTGCCGGTAATTTAAAACGTGTTTCACTGGAACTGGGAGGAAAATCACCCAGCATTGTCTTCCCCGATGCTGACCTGGAGCTTGCCGCACAGGGAGTTGCGGGTGCCATTTTTTTCAACCACGGACAATGTTGCGCAGCGGGTTCGCGTCTCATGGTCCATGAAAATGTATATGAAGAACTGATCGGGCATGTTGCAGATATTGCCAAAGAAATCAAAGTTGGGCCTGGGATGTGCTCGGATACTGAGATGGGGCCTCTGGTTTCCCGTGAACAACAGGAGCGAGTCATGAATTATATTCGCTCAGGAGAACAGCAAGGGGCCAAAACCCGCGCAGGCGGCAACAAGCCGGGTAACGGAATGGAGTCGGGGTGTTATGTTGAACCCACTGTTTTTGACAATGTGAACTCAGATATGAAAATCGTGGCGGAAGAAATTTTCGGCCCTGTTGTGGTCGCCGCACCATTTGAAGATCTTGATTCAGTAATTGCCCGCGGTAACGACACGATTTACGGACTGGCGGCAAGTGTATGGACCAAAGACATTAACAAGGCGCACAGGGTCGCGAAAGGACTCAAAGCTGGAACGGTTTGGGTGAACTGCCACAATATATTTGATGCCGCGGCACCTTTCGGAGGTTACAAACAAAGTGGCTTTGGCAGGGAAATGGGAATCCATGCCCTGGAAAATTACACTCAGGTCAAAAACGTCATCACTCAAATACACTAG
- a CDS encoding alcohol dehydrogenase catalytic domain-containing protein produces the protein MPRIAQLIAPGKIGIQDSHSLKPQQGEVVIQVKHAGVCGTDLALFQGDYPVPLPHVCGHEFTGIVKQVGEDVDAKWIGKTVTAEINNTCVAYNRKPLCSACAKNLSSHCLERTVTGIIQHNGAFAEEVTVAVGTLHEIPDSIDPLTATLTEPLAAALQAFVMSPVTGEETIVVLGPGRLGILVTFVAALKGLNVLAVSRSQSKQKRALDYGAKWVCVPQKAEEKIRSLTENLGADIVIDTTGNPDGITQALTLVRPRGTVCCKTTCGLPASGLDITKLVVDEVRLQGSRCGPFKPALEILETHHEKLRALITSTRSLNDTQQALESARKENKVVININE, from the coding sequence ATGCCACGTATTGCTCAACTCATCGCACCCGGTAAAATCGGTATTCAGGACAGCCACTCCCTGAAGCCACAACAAGGAGAAGTGGTCATTCAGGTCAAACACGCTGGAGTCTGCGGCACCGATCTGGCACTTTTTCAGGGAGATTACCCTGTACCCTTGCCCCATGTCTGCGGACACGAGTTCACCGGCATCGTTAAACAGGTCGGTGAGGACGTGGATGCTAAATGGATCGGCAAAACCGTCACAGCCGAAATCAACAACACTTGCGTCGCTTATAATCGCAAACCCCTTTGCTCCGCTTGCGCTAAAAACCTTTCATCCCATTGCCTTGAACGAACGGTTACGGGAATCATCCAGCACAACGGAGCCTTTGCCGAAGAAGTAACAGTCGCCGTAGGAACCCTCCACGAAATTCCTGACTCGATCGACCCTTTAACCGCCACTCTCACCGAGCCACTCGCTGCCGCATTACAGGCGTTTGTCATGTCACCCGTCACCGGAGAAGAAACCATTGTCGTGTTGGGTCCGGGCAGACTCGGCATCCTCGTCACCTTTGTTGCGGCATTAAAAGGTCTCAATGTTCTCGCCGTATCGCGCAGTCAAAGCAAACAGAAACGGGCACTGGACTATGGAGCCAAATGGGTTTGCGTGCCGCAAAAGGCCGAGGAAAAAATCAGGTCTCTCACTGAAAACTTAGGAGCGGATATTGTAATCGACACAACCGGAAATCCCGATGGCATCACCCAGGCTTTAACGCTGGTGCGCCCGCGTGGGACGGTGTGTTGCAAAACCACCTGCGGACTGCCAGCAAGTGGACTCGACATCACAAAACTCGTGGTCGATGAAGTGCGACTGCAAGGTTCGCGATGCGGTCCGTTCAAACCCGCATTGGAGATATTGGAAACCCATCACGAAAAACTCAGGGCGCTCATCACTTCCACCCGGTCGTTGAACGACACCCAACAAGCCCTGGAGTCCGCACGCAAAGAAAATAAAGTGGTGATAAATATAAATGAATGA
- a CDS encoding heavy metal sensor histidine kinase: MPFKSIRSRLTAWYIILLGTILILFSIFLNYFLSKRLYESVDNSLTVSATVVATSAVMKFNRSPLPGLDQFFEQFMGAGNLNKFYRIYDGSGNVGSRSANIDASKFPLSQKAYADALKGKNSYETFLVDGKHPIRVITMPILREKKLVNLVQVGTSLEAVRETLSNLRIFLFTAVPAVLLLATLFARFLARRALKPISKIIQTARDIGQGQELSKRIPVFRVKDELGQLALTFNEMMDRLEKSFALMRQFSSDASHELRTPLTVLKGQNELILSKQRDPKEYQEVIISNLEEINYMSKVLEDLFVLSRSDENQIQLNCKPMDLRDLVEEVCRHAEVLAEDKNITIIIAFLESVEINGDEVRLRQMIWNIMQNGIKYTQAGGELKVTLLEETGFALLSIQDTGIGIPEKDLPSIFERFYRVDKARSRDEGGSGLGLSICKHIAEAHKGGIEVESKPGVGTRFKIRIPVASEAYK, translated from the coding sequence ATGCCTTTCAAATCCATTCGGTCCAGGTTGACCGCCTGGTATATCATATTGCTGGGCACCATCCTCATCCTATTCAGCATTTTTCTTAACTATTTTCTCTCTAAACGTTTATATGAAAGTGTCGATAACTCCTTGACGGTTTCAGCAACTGTAGTTGCTACCTCGGCGGTGATGAAATTCAACCGGTCGCCATTACCTGGACTGGATCAGTTTTTTGAGCAGTTTATGGGAGCCGGAAACCTCAACAAATTTTATAGAATCTATGATGGTTCCGGAAACGTTGGATCCCGTTCTGCTAATATTGATGCGTCCAAGTTTCCATTATCTCAAAAAGCCTATGCCGATGCCCTTAAAGGAAAAAACTCCTATGAAACATTTTTAGTGGATGGAAAGCATCCCATTCGGGTTATTACGATGCCGATTCTAAGGGAAAAGAAACTGGTCAACCTTGTTCAAGTGGGTACTTCCCTGGAAGCGGTCCGGGAAACTCTGAGCAACTTGAGAATATTCCTGTTCACAGCGGTTCCTGCGGTTCTTCTGCTGGCTACATTGTTTGCCAGGTTTCTTGCTCGACGGGCTTTGAAACCGATCTCCAAAATCATACAAACGGCACGGGATATTGGTCAGGGGCAAGAGTTAAGTAAACGCATCCCGGTTTTTAGAGTCAAGGATGAATTGGGCCAGTTGGCCCTGACCTTTAATGAAATGATGGACAGGCTGGAAAAGTCATTTGCCTTGATGCGTCAATTCAGCAGTGATGCCTCGCATGAATTGAGGACACCGCTGACCGTGTTAAAAGGTCAAAACGAACTGATATTGAGTAAACAACGCGATCCCAAGGAGTATCAGGAAGTCATCATCAGTAATCTTGAAGAGATAAATTATATGTCCAAGGTGTTGGAAGATTTGTTTGTGCTTTCAAGGTCCGATGAAAACCAGATTCAACTGAATTGCAAGCCGATGGATTTGAGGGATTTGGTTGAGGAAGTATGCAGACACGCTGAAGTGTTGGCTGAAGATAAAAATATCACCATCATCATCGCTTTTCTGGAGTCGGTAGAAATTAATGGGGATGAGGTGCGGCTGCGGCAAATGATCTGGAACATTATGCAGAATGGAATTAAATACACACAAGCAGGTGGCGAACTGAAAGTTACTTTGCTTGAGGAAACAGGATTTGCTCTTTTATCCATTCAGGACACCGGCATTGGTATCCCGGAAAAAGATCTGCCGTCTATTTTTGAGAGGTTCTACCGGGTAGATAAAGCCCGGTCACGGGATGAGGGAGGGAGTGGATTGGGACTCAGTATCTGTAAACACATCGCTGAGGCTCATAAAGGCGGTATCGAAGTAGAAAGCAAACCTGGAGTGGGTACCCGATTCAAAATTCGAATTCCTGTTGCCAGTGAGGCTTATAAGTAG
- a CDS encoding YkgJ family cysteine cluster protein yields the protein MSLNTDRNGMFIYGMTSTDELGGFLKHKFSEQQIQQAYEYLVEASEGEARETKTSPLRVFWKHLKKVYSEGIPPLQCHRGCAHCCHTGVSCTQLEWDGILKNAEENGVDLNAVIERSQRTIKKVDEVLKSNKNLDQVDWHRLVINQPCPFLNEEGACEVYEDRPLDCRMVVAFRGVCDSKKLEHAQRGVVVEEAVGATVIAKLQHDMTPKIKRRKFRGTQPIKLLQHWLILWKEKNKK from the coding sequence ATGTCTCTCAATACAGATCGAAATGGAATGTTCATTTACGGTATGACCAGTACCGATGAACTGGGCGGATTCCTAAAGCACAAGTTTTCTGAACAACAAATCCAGCAAGCCTACGAATATCTGGTTGAGGCTTCTGAAGGTGAAGCCCGCGAGACAAAAACCTCACCTCTCAGGGTATTCTGGAAACATCTCAAGAAAGTTTATAGTGAAGGCATTCCACCTCTGCAATGTCACCGTGGGTGCGCCCATTGCTGCCATACTGGCGTATCCTGCACCCAATTGGAGTGGGACGGGATCCTGAAAAATGCCGAAGAAAACGGCGTTGATCTCAACGCTGTTATTGAGCGTTCACAAAGAACCATCAAAAAAGTGGACGAGGTTCTTAAATCAAACAAAAACCTGGATCAGGTAGACTGGCACAGGCTGGTCATCAACCAGCCCTGCCCTTTCTTAAATGAAGAAGGTGCCTGCGAAGTCTATGAAGACCGCCCCCTTGACTGCCGTATGGTGGTGGCGTTTCGAGGTGTCTGCGATTCAAAAAAGCTTGAACACGCCCAGCGTGGGGTGGTGGTGGAAGAAGCCGTTGGCGCGACCGTCATCGCAAAACTCCAGCACGACATGACCCCAAAAATCAAACGGCGGAAATTTCGCGGCACACAACCCATCAAACTCCTGCAACACTGGCTGATTCTGTGGAAAGAAAAAAACAAAAAGTGA
- a CDS encoding DUF1844 domain-containing protein yields MSDEEIEGEGFTFKDSRSSQLSEDEALDQDAQSETQQPPDSQEQPQQPFKIDFSTFIMSLTSSAFYHLGDIADPETGKTETNLPAVQQTIDMLIMLSEKTKGNLNEEEGKLLEQLIYELQMKFVAKSKQ; encoded by the coding sequence ATGAGTGATGAAGAGATAGAAGGAGAAGGGTTTACATTTAAAGATAGCCGCTCCTCCCAGCTTTCTGAGGACGAGGCTCTTGACCAGGATGCCCAGAGTGAAACGCAACAACCCCCTGACTCACAGGAACAGCCGCAACAACCATTCAAGATAGACTTTTCCACTTTCATCATGTCGTTGACCTCATCGGCTTTTTACCATCTGGGAGACATCGCCGACCCTGAAACGGGAAAAACTGAAACCAACCTTCCCGCCGTGCAACAGACTATCGACATGCTGATCATGCTTAGTGAGAAAACCAAAGGCAATCTCAATGAAGAAGAAGGCAAACTGCTGGAACAACTCATCTATGAATTGCAGATGAAATTTGTAGCTAAATCGAAACAGTAA